Proteins co-encoded in one Papaver somniferum cultivar HN1 chromosome 5, ASM357369v1, whole genome shotgun sequence genomic window:
- the LOC113281564 gene encoding uncharacterized protein LOC113281564, with amino-acid sequence MVVARIFCPFKLNIKKMMEMLQFLWVLAYQPIATLVSGSTEANKFTIELQSRADVQRAIRYSPTKYVAWLLVLKPYQFGIPPSMIHMTLVNFWVSFMNLPVEFFGEGIPEMIANNIGTFINKELPQDCNHARPFIRCLVQMDLNERFDPTFDLILGEHDVFEVMLYYEPLPKSFCKICRIINHPTEKCRELSNDDFPIILLEPDQQEEVALNDANVQMNFDELEDETSLSAHQAPQRVYEARDLIIPEFISPPNLVAPAIPPGFSMNISDADLRNAFISPQMSIASLSSSNSSKRLWEDDIEISANKFQRWDTPIEESDV; translated from the coding sequence ATGGTGGTAGCAAGAATATTCTGTCCATTCAAGCTGAATATAAAGAAGATGATGGAAATGTTACAGTTCTTATGGGTGCTGGCATATCAACCCATTGCTACTCTAGTAAGTGGCTCTACCGAAGCCAACAAGTTCACCATCGAACTGCAATCACGTGCTGATGTCCAAAGAGCAATCAGATATTCCCCAACTAAATATGTTGCGTGGCTGCTGGTCCTTAAGCCTTACCAATTTGGAATCCCACCATCCATGATACATATGACGCTAGTAAACTTTTGGGTTAGCTTCATGAATCTACCTGTTGAGTTTTTCGGCGAAGGGATACCGGAAATGATTGCAAACAACATTGGAACTTTCATCAACAAAGAACTCCCGCAAGACTGTAACCATGCTCGTCCATTCATAAGATGTCTTGTCCAAATGGATCTAAATGAACGCTTTGATCCTACCTTTGACCTCATTCTGGGAGAACATGATGTGTTTGAGGTCATGTTGTACTATGAGCCGCTGCCTAAATCTTTCTGCAAAATATGTAGGATAATAAACCATCCAACGGAGAAATGTAGAGAGCTCAGTAACGATGATTTCCCCATTATATTGCTAGAACCGGATCAGCAGGAGGAAGTGGCATTAAATGATGCCAATGTCCAAATGAACTTTGATGAATTGGAAGACGAGACATCATTATCAGCTCACCAAGCACCCCAGAGAGTCTATGAAGCAAGAGACTTGATAATCCCGGAGTTCATTTCTCCACCAAACTTGGTGGCTCCGGCGATCCCACCGGGATTTAGCATGAACATCTCTGACGCTGATCTGAGAAACGCTTTTATTAGCCCCCAAATGAGCATAGCGTCCCTGAGCAGCTCCAACTCATCCAAGAGACTATGGGAGGATGATATAGAAATCTCAGCAAACAAATTTCAGAGATGGGATACGCCAATAGAAGAGAGCGATGTTTAA
- the LOC113279045 gene encoding uncharacterized protein LOC113279045, giving the protein MALDITGKNYLSWILDAEVHISAKTLGNTIVQNNKESPDDRSKALIFLRHHLDEALKSQYLTVKDPYTLWTEQKDRFDHQKTVILPRARYEWMHLRLQDFKSVSAYNSTLFQIVSRSKLCGEAVIDADILEKTYSTFLASNILLQQHYRESHPAGSTVAPEMNATESRGNAPESRGKEQGRSLGPKKANFKKKAGNNSHYQKGKKNVFPKHKGKSSQSHSKHHESVCHRCGSPGHWANVYRTARHLVDLYQASIKGKEKKAETNFAQYDIPMDISHLDISDFKNDGNEIEDMDSLFKDI; this is encoded by the exons ATGGCCCTCGACATTACTGGAAAGAACTATTTGTCATGGATTTTGGATGCAGAAGTGCACATTAGTGCCAAGACTTTGGGAAACACTATTGTTCAGAACAACAAAGAATCCCCTGATGATCGCAGCAAAGCCTTAATTTTTCTCCGTCATCACCTTGACGAGGCTTTGAAGTCCCAATATCTTACGGTGAAAGACCCGTACACTTTGTGGACAGAGCAGAAAGATCGTTTTGATCATCAGAAGACAGTGATTTTACCTCGTGCAAGGTATGAGTGGATGCATCTGCGCCTCCAAGACTTCAAGAGTGTAAGTGCATACAATTCAACACTTTTTCAAATTGTCTCTCGTTCAAAACTATGCGGTGAAGCAGTTATTGATGCCGATATTTTGGAGAAGACTTACTCCACCTTTCTTGCTTCAAACATTTTGCTTCAACAACACTATCGTGAAAG TCACCCAGCAGGTTCTACAGTTGCTCCAGAGATGAACGCTACAGAAAGTCGTGGCAATGCTCCTGAAAGCCGTGGGAAAGAACAGGGACGTTCATTAGGTCCTAAAAAGGCCAACTTCAAGAAGAAGGCTGGTAATAACTCCCATTAtcagaaggggaagaagaacgtGTTTCCAAAACACAAAGGCAAAAGCTCGCAAAGTCATTCAAAGCACCATGAAAGTGTTTGTCACCGATGTGGTTCACCAGGGCATTGGGCAAATGTTTACCGTACTGCAAGGCACCTTGTTGACCTTTATCAGGCATCTATTAAAGGAAAGGAAAAGAAGGCTGAAACCAATTTTGCCCAATATGACATACCAATGGATATTTCCCATCTTGATATTTCTGACTTCAAGAATGATGGAAATGAGATTGAAGACATGGACTCCTTGTTCAAGGATATCTGA
- the LOC113279046 gene encoding uncharacterized protein LOC113279046, with protein MRVLYWNINGVAHEAAQCKLRELIRDFKPEFFCLAEPKVHCSVAFGNRLQLEGFSSHVNHNATANSIANIWVCYLNSINPSIINRSKQAITIEVEGVHISFFHASYVQTTRRRLWQQFNNQDDVTLWLVMGDFNCILRLDEKKGGLEPRTSAINEFSDWLDDNNLFEADSLGTKFTWTNKQSGTDRIISKLDRAVINAAWLAKFENWRCKALLREVFDHSTLLGYSFVVPRPKRAPFRIQKMWFLHADFLGMVSESWNMPAHGSLDFIITYKLKRLKGVIKQDQLRFEDAALHSDENLSDITNLNLMKEAMSKLNYDQVRDHVVQYYENKFNGQELDYEFSLFDYEHPSISEVESLSMDRIPSPEEIKQVVFDLGADSAPGPDGFSGCFYRHCWEIIQDDLIKILATRLGSVLDNLVSEEQVAFMKGRNIHENISLASEMVNELHLKRKDGNIGLKLDISQAFDTIKSQLAGWKGFSLYFHDRIVLVKSVIASYSIHNMAIYKWPRKFILQCERDARNFIWTGDSNVSRAVVVAYDEVCCPFEEGGLGLARMSTKNDALIMKLRWNIRTSKKKWAGFLRAKFFGRNGCIKFKGVKSSILPGIRKIYKLVESNNRVFLGDGRTTSLYYDAWYSDRCFSDILNDQTVDRNVLLGDFWLADHWEFPEVHMDRMLQAGVIAAQLPIPNGGDDQEFGCHIIHALFPSFQIKI; from the exons ATGCGGGTTCtctattggaatattaatggagTTGCTCATGAGGCAGCTCAATGTAAACTTAGGGAGTTAATAAGAGATTTCAAGcctgaatttttttgtcttgcgGAACCAAAGGTACACTGCTCGGTTGCTTTTGGCAACAGACTTCAATTAGAGGGTTTTTCTTCTCATGTTAATCATAATGCTACTGCTAATAGTATTGCTAATATTTGGGTTTGTTATTTGAATTCAATAAATCCTTCTATAATCAATAGGAGTAAACAAGCCATTACTATTGAGGTTGAAGGAGTTCATATTTCTTTTTTTCACGCTAGTTATGTTCAAACTACTAGAAGAAGACTTTGGCAGCAATTTAATAATCAAGATGATGTTACTCTATGGCTTGTTATGGGTGACTTCAACTGTATTCTTCGGCTTGACGAGAAGAAAGGAGGTCTTGAACCAAGAACTTCAGCTATCAATGAATTTTCGGATTGGTTAGATGACAATAATCTTTTTGAAGCGGATTCTTTGGGTACTAAATTCACTTGGACTAATAAACAATCGGGTACTGATAGAATTATTAGTAAGCTTGATCGTGCTGTTATTAATGCTGCTTGGCTTGCAaagtttgagaattggcggtgtaaagctcttcttaGGGAAGTTTTCGACCATTCGACTCTCTTGGgttattcttttgttgttccaagGCCTAAGAGAGCTCCTTTTCGTATTCAGAAAATGTGGTTTTTGCACGCTGATTTTCTTGGTATGGTTAGTGAAAGTTGGAATATGCCTGCTCACGGGTCTCTTGACTTTATTATTACTTATAAATTGAAGAGGCTTAAAGGTGTGATCAAG CAAGATCAATTGAGGTTTGAAGATGCTGCTCTTCATTCGGATGAAAATCTTAGTGATATTACTAATCTCAATCTTATGAAAGAAGCTATGTCTAAGCTAA ATTATGACCAGGTACGTGATCATGTTGTGCAATATTATGAGAACAAATTCAATGGTCAGGAGTTGGACTATGAATTTAGTTTATTTGATTACGAGCATCCTAGCATCTCGGAGGTGGAGAGTCTTTCCATGGACAGAATTCCTTCTCCAGAGGAGATAAAGCaagttgtttttgatttgggagctgacagtgctccaggtccagatgggttTTCTGGTTGTTTCTATCGTCATTGCTGGGAAATTATTCAGGATGATTTGATCAAG ATTCTCGCTACAAGGCTAGGTAGTGTTTTGGATAATCTGGTTTCTGAGGAACAGGTTGCGTTTATGAAAGGGCGTAATATCCATGAAAACATTAGTTTGGCTTCTGAAATGGTTAATGAACTTCACCTTAAGCGCAAAGATGGTAATATTGGCCTTAAGCTTGATAtttctcaggcttttgataca ATAAAATCTCAACTTGCTGGTTGGAAGGGTTTCTCCttatattttcatgatcgtattGTGCTTGTTAAATCTGTCATTgctagttattctattcacaACATGGCTATTTACAAATGGCCTCGCAAATTTATTTTGCAATGTGAAAGGGATGCAAGGAATTTTATCTGGACGGGTGATTCTAATGTTAGCCGTGCAGTGGTAGTAGCTTATGACGAAGTTTGTTGTCCTTTTGAGGAGGGGGGCCTTGGCTTAGCTCGTATGTCTACTAAGAATGATGCTCTTATCATGAAACTTAGGTGGAATATTCGTACTTCTAAGAAGAAATGGGCTGGTTTTCTTCGTGCCAAATTTTTTGGTAGGAATGGTTGTATCAAATTCAAGGGGGTGAAGTCTTCTATTCTTCCGGGTATTAGGAAGATTTACAAGCTGGTGGAATCGAACAATAGAGTTTTCTTAGGTGATGGTCGTACTACTTCCTTGTATTATGATGCATGGTACTCGGATAGGTGTTTTTCTGACATCCTTAATGACCAAACCGTTGATAGAAATGTGCTGTTAGGTGATTTTTGGTTAGCTGATCACTGGGAATTCCCTGAAGTGCATATGGATCGTATGTTACAAGCTGGTGTCATTGCAGCTCAATTGCCTATTCCGAATGGTGGGGATGATCAAGAGTTTGGATGCCATATTATACATGCTCTTTTTCCGTCATTTCAGATAAAGATTTGA